In the genome of Microcoleus vaginatus PCC 9802, the window TTCTGTTTCAAATTGCACCTGGGCCCTGTGCAAAACATCGGGATCGTTCGATTGAGGAGCCTGAATTTCCTTGACGACGCACAGGGGATTTCCGGAGCTGCCCAAAGCGTCGTTAGCCGTATAGGTTTTAGCAAACCCTCCCTCACCTAATTGACCGATAATGTGGTAGCGATCGCGCAGAATATCCCCTGGATTCAGACACATAAATTTTTACAATGCCTTAACTCGCTGCACTCGTTGAGGTCGATCGTACCACAAATATGACTTTTATGAACTCAAAGTTATGACTTTTATGAACTCAAAGTTATGAATATATGAATTGATTTTGAGAGTGGCTTATTTAATAATCTTGGCATCTGAGATTTTAGGGAGAAAATATTTTATGGCTTTACAAAGAGACCCAGCAGGAGTGCCTCGCTTAGTTGGCGACAATACATCGGAATCAGTTGATTTATTCATCGATAATTCCCGATTCGGAGGTGTAACTAATTTCCCTTCAGGAGTAGGGATGCTCGGAGGTGACGATACAGTGGCCGGCTCAACCGCTAATGATTTGATCTTTGGCAATGAGGGCGAAGATATTATCACAGGGTATTTTGGTAACGATTCTTTATTGGGGGGAAAAGGGAAAGACCTAATAGGTGGAGGGGACGGAAATGACTCTCTAAACGGAGGTTTAGATGGAGATATGCTTTTGGGTTTGGGTGGAAATGATATTTTATTGGGCGGTAAAGGCAATGATTTTTTAGTAAGCGGTAACGGAAATGACACTCTAGTGGGAGGTTTGGGTCGAGACTTCTTAGCAGGTTTTGATGATAATAATTCTATCAAACTCGGGGGCAGCAACTTGTACGTCCTCCAAGCAGAACCCGGAGTTACAGATGTCAATAATACCGATCTCATTGTAAGTTTCAGACCTGCTTTCGATAAAATTGGATTAGCAGACGGTTTGACGGTTAACGATGTAGTTTTGGAAAGCTTGACAAATGCGTCCATTACAATACAAGCGGAAGTGCCGCAAGCTCTGGGTTCTTTTCTTCCGCCCGATCTATTAGGCTCCAAATCGATCGTGACTTCAGGGACTCTCATCAAAGTCAAGAATTCCGGAGATTTAATAGGTTTTGTTGAGAGTGTAACGCCTGCTCAACTGCAAAACAGTATTATCTCTACTCAGGGATTCTAAGCTGTAGAATGCGCTGCCAAGCCTCCTGCAAAAGCTTAAATCGAAGATTGGACAGAGAAATAGTAATCTGCAACCAGCGGTACAACAATACTAATTATCAATCGCTACCTGCTGTTTCCAATTTCTCTCCAATCCTCGGTTCCGTACCATTCAACAGCCGCTGAATATTGCTCCGATGTCGCACAATTACAAACACACCGCCCGCAATGCCAAACAATACATAAGCTAGCGGCTGATGTAAAGTAAACATCAATCCAGCAACGCTAATTGCCCCGATAATCGAGCTTAAAGAAACAATTCGCGACACTGCAAACACGATTCCAAAAATTCCGAAAGTTCCCAAACCTACTGGCCAGTACAAACCAAGCAAAACTCCCAAACTCGTAGCGACAGATTTACCGCCGGTAAACCCCAGCCAAATAGATTTGCTGTGGCCCAAAACAGCAGAGAAACCCGCCAAAGTTGCCATCCAAGGGATGACAGTTGCAGTATTTTCTAAACCTGCGGCGGTTGCTAGCTGCTGGGTAAAACTGAGAGAGTAAATGTAGCGGATTAGGACGATCGCACTTACCCCCTTCAACACATCAACCAGCAACACCCCCAACCCCGGCCACTTACCCAAAGTCCTCAGTACGTTAGTCGCACCCGTCGAACCCGAACCAACCTCTCGAATATCAATTCCTAGCATCCATTTCCCCAAGGCGTACCCAGTAGGAATCGAACCCAGCAAATAAGCTGCTATTAGCAATGCGCCATTTAAAATTATCCAGCTAGCCATTTTTTAATTTGAGATTTCGTGTACAGCAGAAGGAAGAAGGAAGAAGGAAGAAGGAAGAAGGAAGAAGAAGAAACAACCAATTCCGGTTAATTTCCCTCTGAGTTTCTTCAGTCCGCGCAGGCGGACGAAAGTTTGTATAGCAGCGAATTATATTCGCCCGGACTTGCTCAAAAATCCTTAGCAGTCGTCAAAGTTTGCGGGTCAGAAGCAAAAGCCAACCACAGCGGAAATTGCAGCAGTGACAAACTAATTAAATCCTCAGTTTCATCAATGACAATTAGTGGCAATTTGCCCTCTTTCACCAGTCGATCGGCTTTTTGAGCTAAAGCTTCCGCAGACTCAAACATAATAATCCCCCGTTCCGGGCCAAAATCGTTGCGAGTAATGCCCAAACAGTCCTGCAAACCCCGGCGCCACTCTCCTAAACGTTCGGGACTGTTGGCGAGCACCAAAGTCCGCACCCGTCCACCGTAGACGCTTCTGAGTACAGAAATAATAGTCGAAGTAATCAAGATATTTTGCAAGCGCGAACCCATAGTCCGCAAAGCACCCCTTCCTCCTTGAGTGAAAAACCAGTTAGAAACTCGTTCCGCGTGGATGGGTTCAAAAGTGCGGCGAAGTTGCCAAGGCGGGCCGTAGTAGTCGGGGAGAGTGCGATATTGATCGAGGGTGCGGCGAATTTGTTTGGCTTGTTCTTGAAATCCCTGTTCCGCAAATTTGGGATTTACTGGTGCTGAGGATTGAGACTCCTCAGCAGGAATTTGCCTGGGTGTCTCTTGCACTGGTGGCGTCAAATCTAAGAGTTCGGCGGTAGCGGCCAAATCCTGCAAACTGCCTACTAGATAGTCTTTGAAACCCTGGACTCGAATTGCTAAATCTTGGGAAACGCCGGCAAAAGTGGTTCGCATTTCCTTTTGAATTCGATCGCGCCGGCGTTCGAGTTTTTCTACTTCGATTTGTAGCGCTTGTTTGCGGTGATCTAGTTGAATCAAGCCGTCTTGTACCAAACGCCCGATCGATGCTTGAGCCTGGCCCAACGCTTCTAAAGCATTGGCTTTGTCGGCTTCCAATGCGGCAATTTTTTCAGTCAAATTTTGTTCTTGCTGCTGCAATTCTTTGACTCTCTGTGCCAACTGTTCGGTAACATTTTCTGGGATGTGCGTTACCGTTTCTGGGGTTGCTATTGGCTGGGAGTCTGCTGGAAGCTCAATTTGAGCGATCGGACTTTCTGATTCGGCATCGTCGGTGTTGGGCGGAATTTGGGCGATTGCGCCTGCTTCGTCCACGAATTGGGCGATTTCGGCATCTTCCTCGCCCAGCGGCGGGTCTGTTTCTGGCGGGAGTTGGGCTGGCAGTTCATTTTCGTCGAGCCACAAATCTCGTGTTTGAGATAGAAGTTCGTACTCCGTCTCATTCACGGGTAAATCGACTTCGCCGTCACCGCTTGGGGCGGGTGGTTGGGCTTGCGGTTCTTGGGTTGGAGATTCGTCTGAATTCATGGGAAATTTTGTTCGGCGTGGGCACGGAAAAGTTAAAAATTAAAAATTAACAACTTTTTTAGTCTTGACGGGGACAGCGCTGTTCTAAGCAGGTCTGTAGCATTTTACGATCGAACAGAACCGGCAGAAAGTGAATGCTGTTAATTTCTTTGAAATAGAACAAAATCGGCACAGGGGGCCAAAATATCCGCCAATTTTGCCATTCTCGGTAAGGAAAGCGGCGGATTAATTTGGACGATCGATAAATGTCCAAATCTGTTGGGGTAAATTGTAGCCGGATGGTGGCGGCTTGGTACATCAGAAACAAGCCGAACACAGAAAGCGGCAAACTCACCCACTTCTGAACGAACAGCAGCGGTACGGCCGCCAGTACCAAAACTAGGGGAATCGCATAACTCGGAGCGAGCTCGATCGTATTTGTCGGCGCAGTAGAAGAGGCAGTGGTATTCACGGGTTTAAATCAAGGGTAGTAAACGAATGTTGCCGATTATTCATATTTTATCTGTTTCCTAGCTTACAAGCCTTTGAGTACGCTAGAGCCCGTCCCCTGAAACATCAGCCAAGTCATGAAAAAGTTCACAATAAAAATAGCCAGTAAAGCCGTCACCACCGCCGTAGTAGTCGATTGACCGACGCCTTTTGCCCCGCCGGTGGTGGTCAAACCCCAGCTAGTGCCGATTACAGCAATCAAGCCACCGAATACAAAAGCCTTAATTGCCGCGCTGCAAATATCCCACAGACCCAAGAAATTGCGGACTGATTCTAAAAACACGCTTTGAGAGATGCCGTACATCGTCGTAGCAATCAGCAGTCCGCCGAGGACGCCGGTGACGAGACACATGATGGTTAAAATTGGCAGCATCAAGCAGCAAGCAAGGACGCGGGGAATGACTAAATAGTCGATCGGGTCTGTTCTGAGCATCAGCAAGGCATCTATCTGTTCTGTTACCTGCATTGTGCCGATTTCCGCTGCAAAAGCCGAACCTACCCGTCCCGTCACGATGACGGCTGTTAAGACGGGGCCGAGCTCGCGAGTCAAAGACAAAGCTAAAACGCCACCTACGACATTGGCGGCACCGAGGTTAATAAATTCCCTGGCTACCTGAATAGTAAATACCATGCCGACAAAACCCGCCGTCAGCAAAGCAATCAGCAGAGATTCCGGGCCGACTGCTGCCATTTGGTCGATGGTGTTGCGGCGGTGAATTTTGCCTTTCAGCAAGTGCAGCATGACTTGGCCGCCCAATAAAGCTGCTGCCAGCAACCGCTGACTCCACAAACTGAGGCTCGAAGATGTAGTGGTGCTCAAGGGATTTCGACTCTATAACAACTGCAAAAAATGAAATTTATCTACAAATCTTAAACAAGTTTTTTCTATAACATTTAAGATTTCTGACAGAACTGGCCACTGAGGGCGATCGCTGCCTATCGTAGAAAAGAACAAGTTTTGTTTGCTTGTACCTTTCGGCAGTTTAGCTGAATTTACTGACTCTTATGAGCATTTTTCCCAATTTTCTTCGTTCTGTACTGCTGACCAGCCTGTTGAGCTTTGTCGCCCCCGTATTGTTAATCGGCGCGGGATTGGCTAGCTTTTTGCTGATCGGCTTCGTGCCTGCTCTCCAAGGAGTTGGTCGTTCTGGAGAAGACCTGATTTTGCAGTTCTTAGCTACTTTCGGCAGCGGCTGTCCCCTCCAGGGCTTTTTCGTCATTGGTCTAACTTTTGGTTTGGTGGGTGCTTTGTTTGATACCTACGCTTCTTATCAGCATTCGCGGTGGAGTTAATTTTGTTTCGTTATATGTGGGATTTGAGATTTTAGGTTGGGAATTCTAAATTAAATCTAAAATCTCAAATTGTTGGGTTCCGATGCGATCGAATAGCGCCACCTGTAATAACTTCGCCTACACACGGATAGTTGCTAGCAGACAGGAGTGGTGGAGAGCAAAAAATTTTAGACCACAGTTAAAATTTGCCGAGTCATGTGTGGAGTCAATCTCAAATCTAAACTCTCCAACCTCAAATCGGCTGACTTCGCCCAAAAACGGATACTTGAAATTTTAGACTCTTGGTCAAAGTTCCAGATTCATCTGTAGAGTCAATCTCAAATCTCAAATCTCAAACCGACTCACTCAACATTATTGCTCGCAAATGTTCGGTAATGCGATCGGCCTTTTTGCGGAAAACCGAATCCCCCTATTTCTGGAGCTGGAATATATTAAATACAGGTTGAGTCAAGTGTTTCTCAACCCTAAAAACTTCAGATAGTCGAGGTATTAGTTATGGCACTTATTCGTTGGGAACCTTTGCGGGAAATGGACTCCTTGCAGCGAGAAATGAATCGGTTGTTTGATAGCTTGACTCCGGCAACCGAGCGCGCATCTAACGGTGTTGCTTTTCTACCCCCCGCCGAACTCGATGAAACTCCCGAAGCCATCCACCTTAAATTAGAAGTTCCGGGCATGGAAGCTAAGGATTTGGACGTACAAGTAACCGCAGAAGCTGTTGCTATTAGTGGCGAACGCCGTCAGGAAACTAAGAGTGAAGATAAAGGCATGACTCGCTCTGAGTTCCGTTACGGTTCGTTCCGCCGGGTGATTCCCCTACCCGCACGGGTTCAAAATGACAGCGTAGAAGCTGAGTACAAAAATGGAGTTTTGCACCTGAATTTGCCCAAAGCGGAAGCAGAAAAGAACCGCGTGGTGAAAGTGCAAATCGGCGGCTAATAATTGTTGGCTAATTGCTGATAGATAGGGCGTGCGGTGCGCGCCCTATTTGTTTGGAAAATTGGTAATTGGTAATTGGTAAGTGAGCCGAAAAGCATTGGGCATTGCGAGTTTGAGGAAGGATTCTTCCATCGTCCTTCTTCGTTTTTCCATCGTCCTTCTTCCTTCTTCCTTCCATCCGTTACATCCTCAGAAAGCGAATCCGTTACCGAACTTCCTTTTTCCGATTCGGCAACTGTGCTAAACTCGAAGATGCGATGGTTGGTGAGGAGACTTGCGTGCCGAGTCAGGGAGTTGGAGGAAATGGAATTGCATCGGAGTTTGGAGACTTAACCGGGATGACCCGCCAAGAAGTCGATGATTTTTTGCGCGGATTAGGTGCCGAAATCAAAACTACTAGAGATGGTTATGTTGCATATAAATTTTTTGATAAGTCAACAGTAATGATCCGTCCTAACGGTGAAGTGATTAGAACGCCTGCACCGAAATCGGGATCAGATGGAAGAAATATCAACAAAGCTTTGCGTCTCGATAGAGAGGGTAATTTATTGCGGACGAGAGACGAATTTGGTAATTTAATTCCAGGTACTCACAATACGGGGGAAAAATTAAATGAGTGATTGGAAGGATGACTATAACTTGCTTGGATTGGGTGGTTTTACATCTTTAATCACAAAAGTCAACGTATCTTTATGGGGAAACGAAGTATTAATTGAATGCGTCTACAATCCAGAAGAAAGATTGCCTTATATCCTGGCATTCAAAGACTGTCGCGATATCAGTTGGACTGTACACGATGAAGAGGCAGTTGGCGAACTGGAAGCTGAATTCTTCGGAATTTCATTGGGCGAGCCGGAACACCGCAAGCCTGCGGTGATTACTACAGATATTTTTGAAATTTCAATTTTGTACGGCAGTTTTAGCATTCACAAGGGAGAAAACCTAAATGCTGAAGTAGAAGATTTAGAAACAGAGGAGTGGGGTATCACAATCGCCAGCAGTATTGTACCAATTGTAAACCCCCGCGCGGTTAAATTGCCAAGGCGTTAGTAATATTATCTCGGGTAAAATAACTATTACAGGACTTACCCACTCCGACTCCTCGAAACTGGGTTTTTTACATAATCTGCGGGTTTTAACGAAGTATTTTCGTAAAAAACCCGGTTTCTGGGCCCCCATGCGTAAGTCCTATATTATTAGGTTTGTAGTGAGGACTGAAGTCCTCATCAAAAATCTGAGGATTGAAGTCCTCACTACAAAATAATTACCAATTTTTCAAAAAAGACAGTAGGTATTGTTGCCAGCCTCAGTTTACGATACTTAAGAGAACATTTTTTGCAAATGAGGTAAAACACAATGCCTGATATTGTTGATATTGCTGTAGGTGCGGGTTCCTTTCAAACCCTGGTAACGGCGGTGCAAGTAGCTAATTTAGTAGATGCGCTCAAAAGTCCGGGCCCTTTCACTGTCTTTGCACCCACTGACGATGCTTTTGCGAAATTGCCGCCGGGAACTATCACCACCCTAGTCCAGAACGTTCCCCAACTGACTAGGATTTTGATGTTTCATGTCGTCTCCGGCAAGTTTATGAAAGCTGATTTGGCCAAACTCGGTTTTGTTACTTCCTTAGAAGGTTCGCCGATTAAAATTGATTGTTCTGACGGTTTTGAGGTGAAAAATGCTACAGTTGTCGCTGCAGATATCGAAGCAGACAATGGCGTCATCCACGTCATCGATAACGTGATTTTAATGGGATAATTTCGCTGGGGGAGCCAAGCAGGTGCTTTGCGGTGCCGCTTTGCTCCCGATCGCACGCTTTTTTTTATTGGTTGAAGGTAATTTCAATATAAAAAAGTTGTTTTTTCGGCGGATGTATTTTAAGATGATTGTTTGAAAAAGTTTAAAAATCAATAATTATAATATAAGCAAACCAGTTTGGTGAGCACTATGCAAATCCTAGCCGCCAGCCTCAAAGCAAAAGTCCGCCAGCGTACCTTGGAACTGCAAGTTCTCAACGAACTTACTGCAAAAGTTCAAGCCGCTCTCAGTGTTGAGGAAATTTTGTCTGCGTGTCTGGCACATCTCGATCGCCTGATTCCCACAGAGGCGATCGCCATTTTGACGCTACCGGACGATCAAATATACCTGGAACACTTACAGCCGTTAAGTGCTAGCACCAAAGCCGAAATGGAAGGCCGCTTGCAAGCTGCTCGTGCTGAATGGCTTGCTGGCAATCGGGACTGGGCGCACAACATCAATCCGCCACCAATTGCTCAGTTTCAGTCGGTCTTGATGGCACCCGCCAACCTGGATGAAAGTGAAGAATTGTTGGGAGTATTTTTTATCGGTGCAGAGCAGGCAACTGCTTTTGATTTGGAACACCTTTGTTTGCTCCACACTGTAGCTCAAATTTGTGCAAAACAGTTAATAACTTTAGCACGTCAAACGACCAGTGTCAAGCATATATTTCAAAATAATTTGGCTGTGGATTCGCAAAGTCAAGAACTATTGTTGCGGGCTGTAATGGAGGAGGCTCCGGATAGAGTTTTTGCGAAAGATAGAAACTTTAGATACATTTTTGTAAATCAAAGTTTTGCTGAATATGTGGGGAAAAATGTTGAGGAAATTATAGGCAAAGATGATATTGAATTAGGGTTTTCAGCCGAATTAGTATTTGGCGATCGCAACAGCCAAATTAGGGGCATCCGCGAGGAAGATCGAGCTGTGCTGGCTGGGGAGAGGGTTCGCAATCCCTACCAGGCAATCCTCTTTGAAGGCGGAAAACAGCACATCTTTGACACGCAAAAAGTGCCACTGTGCGATGCAGAGAGTAATATATTTGGGGTTTTGGGTTTTTCTAGAGAGATTGGTCAATTGCAGGCCACAGATGAAGCCAGGAATCAAAGCCAAGCCAAACTGCAAAAAATTACTGCTAGCGTACCCGGTACGGTATATCAAATTGACTTGCATCCAGACGGCTCAATGGCTTTCTCATTTGTGAGCGCGGGCTGCCGAGAATTGTATGAAATAGAACCAGAGGTGGCTCAGCAGGATTTTAATGTAATTGTTGACATGATTCATCCCGAAGATCGAGATGATTTCCTTAACTCGGTGACGCTTTCTGCTGAAAATTTGCAGCCTTGGCGGTGGGAAGGAAGAATTGTTACTCCGTCGGGAAAACTTAAATGGGTGCAAGGAGCTTCGCAGCCAGAATTTCAAGCATCGGGAGAGATAGTTTACTATGGCTTGTTCACGGATATTAGCGCCCGGAAACAAGCAGAATTGAAGCTGCAACTTTATCAACAAATCTTTTTAAAATCCAACGATGCGATCGCGATCTTAGACCCCCAAGGCTATTACTTAGAAACAAATCAAGCTCACACGGCTTTGCTGGGTTACAGTGCGTCGAAATTGTGGGGGAAAACCCCGGCAACTCACATGGGAGAACCGGCATTTGCCTCCCTAATGCAAAGCTTGGCAGAAACTGGGAGTTACCGAGGCGAAATGACGTTTATTAAGGCTTTGCAAGAAGGAACAGTTGAGGTGGAGCTTTCGGCTTTTGCGGTTCTCAATGATGCTGGGGATGTAGTTTGTTACGTAAGCGTCAAAAGAGACATCACCGAACGCAAGCGAGCTGAGGATAAATTAAAACTTTACCGACAAATATTTTTAAACTCCAACGATGCGATCGTCATTATCGATGCTGACGGGTTTTTCCTCGAACAAAATCGTGCTCACCAAACGCTTCTAGAATACACTGACGCGGAATTAGAAGCAGAAGCGTCGCCGCTGGTTGCGGGCGATCGCTTTTTGGCAATTGCCCAAAGTTTAGCGCAAACTGGAAGTTTTCGGGGCGAAATTACTAACTGCACTAAAAAAGGCCAGACGCTGGCGATCGACGTTGCGGCATACTCTGTGATTAACAACGCCGATGATGTAATTTGTCACGTCTGCGTCAAGCGCGACATTACCGAACGCAAAAAAGGAGAAGAAGAACGGCAAAAATTTGTGTCGCTGATTGAAAACAGCAGCGATTTTATCGGTATGGCTACCCTCAAAGGCAACACGCTGTTTGTCAACGAAGCCGGACGAAAACTGGTGGGTGTAGAGAATCTTTCGGCAGTGCTTGATACAGAAATATGGGATTATATTGGGCCCACTTTTAAAGAGAAATTTAGTCAAGAGATTTTGCCAACAATTATCAGTCATGGCCAGTGGCAAGGAGAAGGTCAAATGCGGCACTTGCGAAGCGGACAACCAATTGATGTTGTGATGAATGCTTTTCTGGTCAAACACCCTCAAACCACCGAACCGCTGTGCTTTGCTGCGGTAATTCGCGATGTCACCGAACGCAAGAAAGCTGAGAGAATGCTACGGGAACAAGCAGAACAAGAACGCCTGGTTTCGGCGATCGCCCAGCGAGTCCGGCAGTCTCTCAACCTCACTCAAACTCTGATCACTGCTGTACAAGAAGTGCGGCAGTTGTTGGCAACTGACCGCACGGTAATTTATCGTTTTGAGTCCGACGAAACAGCGGTTGTTGTTGTGGAATCTGTAGGGGATGATTGGATGCCACTGCTGGGCAGAGAAGTTCCAATGACATCCTTTGGGGAAAGTTATGTATCTCTATATAGTGCTGGACAAATTCAAGCAATGGCAGATATTTATACTGCCGGTTTGAGTGAAAAACACCGAGATTTACTTGCTAGTTTGCAGGTCAGGGCTAATTTAGTAGTACCAATTTTTATAGGCGATGAAAGTCAGGAGTTGGCAACAGATTATTTGCCAAAAATTTCCCGAATTGGCTCCCATGGAAGGAGTTTGGAAACGAGTCAAAATCGGTTGTGGGGATTGCTGATTGCCCATCAGTGCAGAGGTCCGCGCGTTTGGACTGATTCTGAGGTGGATTTACTAGGAAGGTTGAGCGTACAGTTGGCGATCGCCATTCAGCAATCTACTCTTTTTGAACAAGCGCAGCAAGCCCGAGAAGCCGCCCTAGAAGCGTCTCGAATGAAGTCGTTATTTTTAGCAAATATGAGTCACGAAATCCGTACTCCCATGAATGGAGTGATGGGGATGACTGATTTGCTGCTGAAAACGAATCTTACTCCCGAACAGATTGACTTTGTGCAGACGCTGAAACTCAGCGGTCAAAATTTACTCTCCATCATTAACGATATTCTAGATCTCTCCAAACTAGAAGCAGGAGAAATGCGCTTAGAAATACTAGAATTTAACCTCAGTATCTGTATGAATGAAGTGCTGGATTTGTTGGCAACTCCCGCACAAGAAAAAGGTATAGAAGTGGTGGCCCTGATTGACACCGACGTGCCGCTACAAATAAAAGGTGATGCAGCGCGGTTGCGGCAAATACTCACTAATTTAATCAACAATGCTATTAAGTTTACAGAAGCAGGAGAAGTGGTAATTGAGGTTGCTGATGCTAGTAATCCTGGGTTATTGGCAGCCAGCGATAATCAGAAAATTTTAGAGAAGATCGAACCGTTAAAAATAGAAAACAATGACTCGATGCTCCTGCTGTTTAAAGTCACCGATACAGGAATTGGGATTGCTACCGAAGACCAAAAAAAGCTGTTTCAATCTTTTACTCAAGTTGATGCCTCTACAACAAGAAAATATGGTGGCACAGGTTTGGGGCTGGCTATTTCTAAAGAGTTGGTGGAGTTAATGGGTGGGCAAATCGGTGTGGAAAGTACCCCAGGCCAAGGCTCGACTTTTTGGTTTACTGTGCCGACAGTTAAGGAAAATTTAACTGGTGTCGGGACAGCGTGCGAAGTGAATTTGGAAACGGTGCTGGCGGGGCGAAAAATGTTAATTGCTAGCGACAAGCCGACAGTGCGAAAAGTGTTAGTGAGAATGGCTGTTGTGTGGGGAATGGAGGTTGAGGAGGTTGAGAACGGTTGGATGACGATCGCATCTCTGTACAAAGCTGTCAGCCTTAATTCCCCTTACGATATCGTTTTGGTTGATATTCAGTTGCCGGAAATGGTGGCGGGAAGTCTCGAACGCTTGAGGATTTCTGAGCCGGCAATGCAGCAGACAAAGTGGGTGGTGCTGACTTCAATGACTCAGCTTGCAGAGGCGAAACGCTTGGTAGATAGCGGTTTT includes:
- a CDS encoding calcium-binding protein; amino-acid sequence: MALQRDPAGVPRLVGDNTSESVDLFIDNSRFGGVTNFPSGVGMLGGDDTVAGSTANDLIFGNEGEDIITGYFGNDSLLGGKGKDLIGGGDGNDSLNGGLDGDMLLGLGGNDILLGGKGNDFLVSGNGNDTLVGGLGRDFLAGFDDNNSIKLGGSNLYVLQAEPGVTDVNNTDLIVSFRPAFDKIGLADGLTVNDVVLESLTNASITIQAEVPQALGSFLPPDLLGSKSIVTSGTLIKVKNSGDLIGFVESVTPAQLQNSIISTQGF
- the plsY gene encoding glycerol-3-phosphate 1-O-acyltransferase, which encodes MASWIILNGALLIAAYLLGSIPTGYALGKWMLGIDIREVGSGSTGATNVLRTLGKWPGLGVLLVDVLKGVSAIVLIRYIYSLSFTQQLATAAGLENTATVIPWMATLAGFSAVLGHSKSIWLGFTGGKSVATSLGVLLGLYWPVGLGTFGIFGIVFAVSRIVSLSSIIGAISVAGLMFTLHQPLAYVLFGIAGGVFVIVRHRSNIQRLLNGTEPRIGEKLETAGSD
- a CDS encoding DUF3086 domain-containing protein, with translation MNSDESPTQEPQAQPPAPSGDGEVDLPVNETEYELLSQTRDLWLDENELPAQLPPETDPPLGEEDAEIAQFVDEAGAIAQIPPNTDDAESESPIAQIELPADSQPIATPETVTHIPENVTEQLAQRVKELQQQEQNLTEKIAALEADKANALEALGQAQASIGRLVQDGLIQLDHRKQALQIEVEKLERRRDRIQKEMRTTFAGVSQDLAIRVQGFKDYLVGSLQDLAATAELLDLTPPVQETPRQIPAEESQSSAPVNPKFAEQGFQEQAKQIRRTLDQYRTLPDYYGPPWQLRRTFEPIHAERVSNWFFTQGGRGALRTMGSRLQNILITSTIISVLRSVYGGRVRTLVLANSPERLGEWRRGLQDCLGITRNDFGPERGIIMFESAEALAQKADRLVKEGKLPLIVIDETEDLISLSLLQFPLWLAFASDPQTLTTAKDF
- a CDS encoding DUF3119 family protein; translation: MNTTASSTAPTNTIELAPSYAIPLVLVLAAVPLLFVQKWVSLPLSVFGLFLMYQAATIRLQFTPTDLDIYRSSKLIRRFPYREWQNWRIFWPPVPILFYFKEINSIHFLPVLFDRKMLQTCLEQRCPRQD
- a CDS encoding MlaE family lipid ABC transporter permease subunit — protein: MSTTTSSSLSLWSQRLLAAALLGGQVMLHLLKGKIHRRNTIDQMAAVGPESLLIALLTAGFVGMVFTIQVAREFINLGAANVVGGVLALSLTRELGPVLTAVIVTGRVGSAFAAEIGTMQVTEQIDALLMLRTDPIDYLVIPRVLACCLMLPILTIMCLVTGVLGGLLIATTMYGISQSVFLESVRNFLGLWDICSAAIKAFVFGGLIAVIGTSWGLTTTGGAKGVGQSTTTAVVTALLAIFIVNFFMTWLMFQGTGSSVLKGL
- a CDS encoding Hsp20/alpha crystallin family protein is translated as MALIRWEPLREMDSLQREMNRLFDSLTPATERASNGVAFLPPAELDETPEAIHLKLEVPGMEAKDLDVQVTAEAVAISGERRQETKSEDKGMTRSEFRYGSFRRVIPLPARVQNDSVEAEYKNGVLHLNLPKAEAEKNRVVKVQIGG
- a CDS encoding fasciclin domain-containing protein; its protein translation is MPDIVDIAVGAGSFQTLVTAVQVANLVDALKSPGPFTVFAPTDDAFAKLPPGTITTLVQNVPQLTRILMFHVVSGKFMKADLAKLGFVTSLEGSPIKIDCSDGFEVKNATVVAADIEADNGVIHVIDNVILMG